Proteins co-encoded in one Bradyrhizobium sp. 170 genomic window:
- a CDS encoding fumarylacetoacetate hydrolase family protein: MRLVTFRSTVEAAARLGAVVDDLVVDVEEAGHHAGASLPSSMLDFIDLGPPALAALKRILNEGKDHWPVGAALPLANVRLLAPIPRPRKNIFGIGLNYVEHVAESSRALDTAKDLPKQPIIFSKPPTSVIGPDEAIHHNKAITQQLDWEVELAVVMGRTARRVPEAEALGFVFGYSVMIDISARDNRRAGQWIYSKGQDTYAPFGPCIVTADEITDPHALDLWLTVNGVEKQRSNTRHMLFKVPLLIADISAAMTLEPGDIIATGTPEGVGAGRSPQEWLWPGDVVEAEVTGIGRLRHPVVAI; encoded by the coding sequence GTGCGTCTAGTTACCTTTCGCAGCACGGTCGAAGCTGCCGCCCGTCTTGGAGCGGTTGTCGACGATCTCGTCGTGGACGTCGAGGAGGCCGGCCACCATGCCGGGGCTTCCCTTCCGTCATCGATGCTCGACTTTATTGATCTTGGGCCGCCCGCGCTGGCAGCGCTCAAGAGAATACTGAACGAGGGCAAGGACCATTGGCCCGTCGGCGCCGCATTGCCGCTCGCGAATGTCAGGCTGCTGGCGCCGATCCCGCGTCCGCGTAAGAACATCTTCGGTATCGGCCTCAATTATGTCGAGCACGTCGCGGAATCGTCGCGCGCGCTCGATACGGCAAAGGACCTGCCGAAGCAGCCCATCATCTTCTCGAAGCCGCCGACCAGCGTCATCGGGCCAGACGAAGCCATCCATCACAACAAGGCGATCACGCAGCAGCTCGACTGGGAAGTCGAGCTTGCCGTCGTGATGGGAAGGACCGCACGGCGGGTGCCGGAAGCCGAGGCGCTCGGCTTTGTGTTCGGCTACAGCGTGATGATCGACATCAGCGCCCGCGACAATCGCCGCGCCGGCCAATGGATCTACTCCAAGGGACAGGACACCTACGCGCCGTTCGGGCCGTGCATCGTTACCGCAGACGAAATCACCGATCCGCACGCGCTCGATCTCTGGCTGACGGTGAACGGCGTCGAGAAGCAGCGCTCCAACACGCGCCACATGCTGTTCAAGGTGCCGCTCCTGATCGCGGACATCTCGGCGGCGATGACGCTGGAACCCGGAGACATCATCGCGACGGGGACGCCCGAGGGCGTCGGCGCCGGCCGCTCCCCGCAGGAATGGCTGTGGCCGGGCGACGTGGTGGAAGCGGAAGTGACGGGCATCGGCCGGCTGCGCCACCCGGTGGTGGCGATCTGA